A portion of the Parasedimentitalea marina genome contains these proteins:
- a CDS encoding TetR/AcrR family transcriptional regulator, which yields MIKASDDPKQQAILESAWAAFSTYGFRKTSMDDIARGAGMSRPALYLHYRNKEAIFGGLVEAHYGLALDQVALALDTEGTPAERLHAAFEAQGGPAMQAMMDSPHGLELFEAGMSVAGDAIDAGERALRSVYGTWLQREHAAGRVALTGPVDEVARTFCAAMKGIKHTSQDYASYASGMAQLAALFGAALRPQ from the coding sequence ATGATCAAAGCAAGTGATGACCCCAAGCAGCAGGCGATCCTGGAATCCGCATGGGCGGCCTTTTCGACCTATGGATTCCGCAAGACATCGATGGATGACATAGCCCGGGGTGCGGGCATGTCGCGCCCGGCCTTGTACCTGCATTATCGCAACAAAGAGGCGATCTTTGGTGGGCTGGTCGAGGCACATTATGGGCTGGCGCTGGATCAGGTCGCTTTGGCGTTGGACACTGAGGGCACACCGGCAGAGCGGCTGCATGCGGCGTTTGAGGCGCAGGGTGGGCCCGCAATGCAGGCGATGATGGATTCGCCGCATGGGCTCGAGCTGTTCGAGGCTGGAATGTCCGTCGCCGGGGATGCGATTGACGCAGGCGAGCGCGCGCTGCGGTCGGTCTATGGCACTTGGCTACAGCGAGAACATGCCGCTGGGCGAGTGGCGCTGACGGGGCCGGTTGACGAGGTCGCGCGCACCTTTTGCGCAGCGATGAAGGGCATCAAACATACGTCGCAGGACTACGCCAGCTATGCCTCTGGTATGGCACAGCTGGCGGCGTTGTTTGGGGCGGCCCTTAGGCCGCAGTAA
- the kynA gene encoding tryptophan 2,3-dioxygenase yields the protein MSKPYDPSKDGAEMNFKDRMSYGDYLSLDMLLNAQKTWTDTHDEMLFIIQHQTSELWMRLALHELSAARTCLLDGKAHQAMKMLARVSRIFEQLNSAWDVLRTMTPSDYTAFRDELGQSSGFQSHQYRQIEFMLGNRNTAMLKPHAHRPDLVELLQEELAQPSLYDVALKALAQAFPLPDEVMNRPSSETHQPHAAVQAAWTEIYRDPETHWELYELAEKLVDLEDYFRRWRFNHVTTVERVIGFKRGTGGTGGVSYLKRMLAVELFPELWHLRTEL from the coding sequence ATGAGCAAACCTTATGATCCGTCCAAAGACGGCGCTGAAATGAATTTCAAAGACCGCATGTCCTATGGCGACTACCTGTCGCTGGACATGTTGCTGAACGCCCAGAAAACCTGGACTGACACCCATGATGAAATGCTGTTCATCATCCAGCACCAGACCTCGGAACTGTGGATGCGGCTGGCTCTACACGAGCTGAGCGCCGCCCGCACCTGTCTGCTGGATGGCAAAGCGCACCAAGCCATGAAGATGCTGGCGCGAGTATCGCGGATTTTCGAACAGCTGAACTCAGCCTGGGATGTGTTGCGCACCATGACCCCCTCGGACTATACGGCCTTTCGCGATGAACTTGGCCAGAGCTCAGGCTTTCAATCGCACCAGTACCGTCAGATCGAATTCATGCTGGGCAACCGAAACACGGCGATGCTAAAGCCACATGCCCACCGCCCGGATCTGGTTGAATTACTACAAGAGGAACTGGCGCAGCCTTCGCTATATGACGTGGCGCTAAAGGCACTGGCCCAGGCGTTTCCGCTTCCGGATGAGGTTATGAACCGCCCTTCATCCGAAACCCACCAACCACATGCCGCTGTGCAGGCCGCCTGGACCGAGATCTATCGCGACCCGGAAACCCACTGGGAACTGTACGAACTGGCTGAAAAACTGGTGGACCTCGAGGACTACTTCCGCCGCTGGCGGTTCAACCACGTCACGACGGTTGAGCGCGTTATCGGCTTCAAACGCGGCACCGGCGGCACCGGCGGGGTGAGTTATCTGAAACGGATGCTGGCGGTCGAATTGTTTCCCGAACTTTGGCATTTGCGCACCGAACTATAG
- a CDS encoding GNAT family N-acetyltransferase → MSVTTRAYHTDDAETLFAIFYEAIHDGASAHYSLAQRQAWAPGSTMPATWPDRLAALDVCVAQSDGEIAGFMAASLQGYIDFAFVRPRWMGRSVAQTLYDVILERARGANLTRMTTHASLLARPFFARQGWQVDEMEIVDINGEQLKRFAMSLTLGAPHEQTL, encoded by the coding sequence CACACTGACGACGCAGAAACGCTGTTTGCCATCTTTTACGAGGCCATACACGACGGCGCTTCAGCCCACTACAGCCTTGCGCAACGACAAGCTTGGGCACCTGGTTCAACGATGCCGGCAACATGGCCCGACCGACTTGCCGCTCTCGATGTCTGCGTTGCCCAATCCGATGGTGAGATTGCGGGTTTCATGGCCGCAAGCTTGCAGGGTTACATCGACTTTGCCTTTGTGCGCCCCCGGTGGATGGGTCGCTCTGTGGCGCAAACTCTCTATGACGTCATCCTTGAACGGGCGCGCGGTGCAAATCTGACGCGGATGACGACCCATGCCAGCCTGTTGGCGCGGCCCTTCTTTGCCCGCCAGGGCTGGCAGGTCGACGAAATGGAAATAGTTGACATAAACGGCGAACAGCTAAAGCGGTTTGCCATGTCACTGACTTTGGGAGCCCCCCATGAGCAAACCTTATGA